Within Desulfobacter sp., the genomic segment CACAGAAGAGAACAGGGCCAATTCCCCTGTATCAGCGTGGCATATATGCCCAGGCCCTGCTTCCACTGCCCGGATCCCCCATGTATGAGCGGGTGTTCAAAGGGGGAAATTTATAAACGGCCCGACGGGATTGTGGTGGTGGATCCGGAAAAATCAAGGGGGCGGAAAGATCTGGCCGCAGCCTGCCCCCACGGGGCCATCTGGTGGAATGAAGAAAACCAGACCCCCCAGAAATGCACCTTCTGCGCCCATCTTCTGGACAATGGCTGGCAGCAGCCCCGCTGCGTCCAGGCGTGCCCCACCGGCGCCCTGACCTTTCAAAAAATCCCCCATGAATCCCTGGGGGAATATATGCGGTCTCAGGGGCTGGTAACGGCCGACGGCTCTGTCCCTCCCTCCGGCTCCCGGGTTCCCGGGATCCTTTATAAAAACCTGGATCTCTATAACAAGTTTTTTATCGCCGGCAGTGTGGCCACTGGAAAAGGGGCCGTGGAGGAGTGTGTTGAAGGGGTGAGGGTCGAGTTACTCCAAAAAGAGAACCTGGTCGCCCGGCAGACAACGGATGCCTTCGGCGATTTCCGATTTCCCGGCCTCTCCAGAAACAGCAGCCCGTTTGAACTTCGACTGCACTTTAGGGGCAATGAAGTGGGCCGGGAAAAAGTGGCATTGACCACAAGCACTTTTATCGGGACCCTATGGATATAGGGCGCCTGCCCCCCGGGGCAGGCGCTGCTTCCCGGGACCCGGGGTGGCATTTGCCCCCCTTCAAATCCAAATCCTCCTGTTCCTGGATCCCCCCGTTTTTTTTGTGGCCTTTGGCCGGAAAATACGATATGCAGAAACCTGGTTCCTAATGTGGCCTTTTACTAAATTAACGATGATCTGATTTCGACAGCTCCAAGGGAAAAATTGGACAAATCTAATCTAAACTCAACAGCATGCCCCGGCATTGGCAGCGCCCCGCTTTTCCAGATGATGATGGACAATGCCCCGGATATGATCTGGGCCAAGGATCTTAACAATAGGTATCTATTTGCCAACCGCGCCATCTGCGACACCCTTCTCAAATGCGGCAGTCCGGAGGATGTCGTTGGAAAGGACGACCTTTACTTTGCCGAAGGGGAAAGAAAACGGGGCTATCTGCATACTTTCGGTGATATCTGTGTGGATTCCGACGAAGTGGTCAAGGAGAGCCGGAAAGCGGGCTCTTTTATTGAAGAGGGCTTTGTCCGGGGGCGGTACCTGATTTTAGACGTGCACAAGGCGCCGCTGTACAACGATGCCGGAGAAATGGTGGGAACCGTGGGGTCGGCCAGGGATATCACCGAACAGCGGGCCATGGAACTGAAACTGAAGAAAAGCGAGGCACGGTTCCGGCAGATGGCGGATTTCCTGCCCCTTCCCATTGTCGAAGTGGATTTTGAACTGAACCTTTCTTATATCAACCGGACCGGACTGGCCTATTTCGGCTACACCCGTGAAGAGGCCGAACAATCGCCTGAGATCAAAAACCGTATCCCCAGGGAAAGACTCGGGACGGTCTTCTCATGGATGGAGCGGCTTCGCCAGGGCGTTGAGGTTGGCCCCTTTGAAAACCATTTTGTCAAAAAGGACGGCACCCGTGTTTTCGGTGTGGTCCATGCCGCCCCCATACGTGAGGACGGGGAGGTGGTGGCCATCCGGGCCTGTTTCACCGATCTCACCCGGCGGCATGAGGTGGAAATGGCCCTGGGGGAGAGCGAAAGAAGATTCAGAACCCTGTTTAACGTGATCACCGATGCCGTGTTTGTCCATCCCTTTTCCGGGGAAGGGTTCCTGAACTTTGTGGAGGTGAATAATGCCGCCTCCGGAATGTACGGGTATACCCGGGAGGAATTTCTGGCCATGTCACCCTGGGAGCTGATTCCGGACACGGGAAGCAAAAGCCGGATCCACACCGAGTCCAGAGCCGCCCTTGAAAAGAAGGGAAAACGGGTGGCGGAGTACCTGCACATCCGGAAGAATAATGAAATTTTTCCCGTGGAACTCTCTTCCTGCCTTTTTGAATTCCATGGGAAAACCATGATTCTGTCCACGGTGAGGGATATCACCGACCGCCGCCGGAGTGAAAAGGAGCGGGAAGATGCGGTGAAATTTGCTGCGGAGCAGGAAAAATACGCCCTGGTGGGCCAGGTGGCCGGGAAAATGGCCCATGATTTCAACAATATCCTGGGCGGAATCATGGGCAACGCCGAATTGTCCCTCATCGACTGCCGGGACGAGGCCGTGAAGTCCACCCTTGGGATCATTCTTGAGCAGACCCTGAGGGGAAGGAACCTGACAAGGAACCTGGTGGCCTTTGCCCGGGACCAGGAGCCCAAGGAAGAGTTTTTCGATATCAACGAAAAGCTGGCGTTGGTGCTCAGTCTCATGAAAAAAGATCTGGAAGGGGTGGCTGTCTCCCTGAAACTTGCCCCCGATCTCCCCGATCTTCTTGCGGATCCGGGCATGATTGAGCATGCCCTGGTCAACCTCATCCAGAATTCGGTCCATGCCATGGGTAAACAGCCCCATCCCCGGATGGTGATATCAACGGCCCATTTAAAAAAGGGCCTCTCCATCGAAATCAGGGACAACGGGTGCGGTATTCCGGCACGTTTCCATGACCGGATCTACGCCCCATCCTTTACCCTCAAGGGGAGCAAGGATCTTTTGGGCCATTACCATAAAGAGATCCGGGGAACGGGTTACGGCATGGCCAATGTTAAAAAATACATCCAAAAGCACCGGGGCCGGATCCGGTTTACCTCAAAAGAGGGGGAGGGCACCTGTTTCGTCATCACCATCCCCCTGGTCAATAAGGAACTCACCCGCAGAGAAAAACGGCGAATGGAAAACAAGCAGGTGGTCCAGAACAGAAAGATTCTCCTGGTGGAAGACGAGCCGGACATCTCCGGGGTCCAGGAGAAAATATTGACCCAGGCCCCGTTTTTCCACGAGGTAAGGGTATCCGCAGACGGGCAGGCCGCCCTGGAGGCCCTTGACCGGGAGGATTTCGACCTGGTCAGCCTGGATTACCTGCTGCCCGGACGGCTCAACGGCATGGATATTTATACCCACATCCGCCGGAACAATCCGGATATCCCTGTGATCTTCCTTTCCGGAAACATGGAGTTCATAGAGTCCATTAAGGAGATCAGCGCCCGGGACTCCCGGGTGGCCCATCTGATCAAACCCTGCCAGAACATCGTCTATGCAGATACCATCAATGCCTGGCTGGCAGGCGACCCTGAATAGGTCCCGCCCGCTGATCCGTTTATCCAGGCGCCCCCGGGAGTATTAAAACGGGGCGGCCTGTCAAAGGTGCGTCACCCGGCATTATCGGGAAGGAAATATCTCCTGGCCCCTGGAGGTGAATGAAGACCTGGAGCCGATCATTATGGTTTCAATAATGGGTAAATTCACCGGTTTGCCGGCCTTCCACCGAACCATGAAATTGGCGCCGGAACCCCCGGATTTATCTCCTTGGGAGATGACGTACCGGGCGGTTCCCAGGGCATTGAGGGTCACAGGCGCTGCAATGTGCTTTTTTATGCGTTTGCCCTCTGTATCGTAATAGTCCACGGAGAGGATCTCAATGGGATGGTTGGGATCCGTATTTCTGATGCTCAAGGTGACGGCCAGAAGGGATTGGACCTCCTTATTCCCGCTGTAGATATGGGAATATGCCGGGACATAGACGGTCTGGCCCGTTGATAAATTTTCTTTTGCCCGGGCAGCGTCCGGGGCCGTCACGGTCAGTGTCATCATCAGGATAAAAAAGGCCATTAAAATATGCTTCATGCTTACTCTCCGTCATGCCGGGTACGGGCCCCGGCGTTCTAGTCAATGATCATATGGATGTATAGTTGACTTATGAGAAAAAATCCAGGGCCAATTCCTTCCCTTCCCAACCGGGCGGCCGGGGCATGTCCAATATTTAGCTTGCGCCCCGGAAAGAAGGCGTATAAAGTCGATTTTAAGTTTATTACATGCCGGCCCGGTTCCGGAGGGCAGGTGTCGTCGTAACCCAGTGTCAACTGTTAACCTGAAGGAGAGAAACAAGATGAGATTGCAAAAGGCTGTTTTAACATTGTTCTTCGCCCTGATGCTCGGCATTTTTGCCGCATCGGCCCAGGCCAAAACCCTGGTCTATTGTTCCGAAGGGAGCCCTGAAGGGTTTACCCCCATCCACTACACCGCAGGCACCACCTTTGACGCCTCCTCCCGGCAGATTTTCGACCGGCTTGTGCTCTTTGAGCGGGGCACCACCAAAATCATCCCCGGCCTGGCCACCTCATGGGACGTCTCCGAAGACGGCAAAACCTATACCTTCCACCTGAGAAAAGGGGTGGATTTCCACACAACCCCATTTTTTACCCCCACCCGGCAGTTTAACGCCGACGACGTACTCTTCACCTTTAACCGGGCGGCGGACAAAAACCATCCCTACCACAAGGTATCCGGCGCAAGTTACGAATACTACGAAGCCATGGGCATGGATGAACTGATTGAATCCCTGACCAAAACCGACGATTACACCATCGTTTTCAAGCTCACCCGCCCCGAGGCCCCTTTCATCGCCAACCTGGGCATGGATTTCGCCTCCATCCACTCCGCCGAATATGCCGACAAGATGATGGCGGCCGGAACGGCTGAAAACTTCGACCAGCAGCCCATCGGCACCGGCCCCTATGTATTCGTCTCCTACCAGAAGGATTCCATGATCCGGTACAAGGCCCATCCCACCTATTGGCAGGGCAAGGCCAAAATCGATAAACTGGTATTCTCCATCACCCCTGATCCCTCTGTCCGCTATGCCAAGCTGAAAGCCGGTGAATGCCACGTCATGCCCTATCCCAACCCGGCGGACCTGGCCCTGATGAAAAAAGACCCCAAGGTAAATCTGATGGAGCAGGAAGGGCTGAACGTGGGCTATCTCGGGTTCAACACCGAGAAAAAACCTTTTGACAACCTTAAGGTCAGAAAAGCCCTGAACATGGCCGTGAACAAAGCGGCCATCATCGATGCCATCTACCAGGGGGCCGGCAAGGCCGCCGTCAACCCCATCCCCCCGACCATCTGGTCCTACAATGAAAGCATCAAAGATTATCCCTATGACCCCGAAGCCGCCAAAAAGATGCTGGCCGACGCCGGGTTTAAGGACGGATTTGAAACCAATATCTGGGCCATGCCCGTACAGCGCCCATACAACCCCAATGCCCGCCGCATGGCTGAAATGATCCAGGCCGACTGGGCCAAGGTCGGGGTCAAGGCCAAAATCGTTTCCTTTGAATGGGGGGAATACCTGAAACGCTCGAAGGAAGGGGAACATGAAACCGTGCTCCTGGGATGGACCGGCGACAACGGCGATCCCGACAACTTCCTCAACGTGCTGCTGGGCTGCGATGCCATCGGCTCTGCCAACCGCGCCAGATGGTGCTACAAGCCCTTTAACGACCTGCTGGTACAGGCCAAAACCACTTCCGACGTTGCGGTCAGAACCCAGCTCTACCGTGAAGCCCAGAAGATATTCAAGGAACAGGCCCCCTGGGTCACCATCGGCCATTCCGTGGTCTATGAACCCATCAGAAAAGAGGTGGTTGATTATAAAATCGATCCCTTTGGCGGGCACATCTTCTACGGTGTAGACCTCAAATAAGACAAAAGGGCCGGGGCGGCAACGCTTCCGGCCCTTCGCTTTTATGAACCTCCAAAAACATTGAGATTATGATTCAATTTATTTTCAGGCGGTTTCTCCATATTTTTCCGGCCTTTATCGGCATCACCCTGCTGACCTTTTCACTGATCCACCTCATTCCCGGGGACCCGGTTGAACTGCGGGCCGGGGAGCGGGGCATTGATCCGGCCCGCCATGCCAGACTCAAGGCACAGATGGGGCTGGATGACCCGCTTTATGTCCAGTATTTCAGATATATCAAAGGGGTCGTCCACGGGGACCTGGGAAAATCCTTTGTCACCAAAAAGCCCATCCTCAAGGAGTTTTTCTCCCTGTTTCCGGCCACCATGGAGCTGTCCATCTGTGCCATGATATTTGCGGTGGCCATCGGGCTGCCCGTGGGGATACTGGCCGGGGTCAAGCGGGGATCGGTATTCGACCATTCGGTGATGGCCGTGTCCCTGACCGGCTATTCCATGCCCATTTTCTGGCTGGGGATATTGTTTATCCTGCTCTTTTCCGTCCATCTGGGATGGACACCGGTATCGGGGCG encodes:
- a CDS encoding ABC transporter substrate-binding protein; this translates as MRLQKAVLTLFFALMLGIFAASAQAKTLVYCSEGSPEGFTPIHYTAGTTFDASSRQIFDRLVLFERGTTKIIPGLATSWDVSEDGKTYTFHLRKGVDFHTTPFFTPTRQFNADDVLFTFNRAADKNHPYHKVSGASYEYYEAMGMDELIESLTKTDDYTIVFKLTRPEAPFIANLGMDFASIHSAEYADKMMAAGTAENFDQQPIGTGPYVFVSYQKDSMIRYKAHPTYWQGKAKIDKLVFSITPDPSVRYAKLKAGECHVMPYPNPADLALMKKDPKVNLMEQEGLNVGYLGFNTEKKPFDNLKVRKALNMAVNKAAIIDAIYQGAGKAAVNPIPPTIWSYNESIKDYPYDPEAAKKMLADAGFKDGFETNIWAMPVQRPYNPNARRMAEMIQADWAKVGVKAKIVSFEWGEYLKRSKEGEHETVLLGWTGDNGDPDNFLNVLLGCDAIGSANRARWCYKPFNDLLVQAKTTSDVAVRTQLYREAQKIFKEQAPWVTIGHSVVYEPIRKEVVDYKIDPFGGHIFYGVDLK
- a CDS encoding DUF3124 domain-containing protein; protein product: MKHILMAFFILMMTLTVTAPDAARAKENLSTGQTVYVPAYSHIYSGNKEVQSLLAVTLSIRNTDPNHPIEILSVDYYDTEGKRIKKHIAAPVTLNALGTARYVISQGDKSGGSGANFMVRWKAGKPVNLPIIETIMIGSRSSFTSRGQEIFPSR
- a CDS encoding PAS domain S-box protein, whose amino-acid sequence is MDKSNLNSTACPGIGSAPLFQMMMDNAPDMIWAKDLNNRYLFANRAICDTLLKCGSPEDVVGKDDLYFAEGERKRGYLHTFGDICVDSDEVVKESRKAGSFIEEGFVRGRYLILDVHKAPLYNDAGEMVGTVGSARDITEQRAMELKLKKSEARFRQMADFLPLPIVEVDFELNLSYINRTGLAYFGYTREEAEQSPEIKNRIPRERLGTVFSWMERLRQGVEVGPFENHFVKKDGTRVFGVVHAAPIREDGEVVAIRACFTDLTRRHEVEMALGESERRFRTLFNVITDAVFVHPFSGEGFLNFVEVNNAASGMYGYTREEFLAMSPWELIPDTGSKSRIHTESRAALEKKGKRVAEYLHIRKNNEIFPVELSSCLFEFHGKTMILSTVRDITDRRRSEKEREDAVKFAAEQEKYALVGQVAGKMAHDFNNILGGIMGNAELSLIDCRDEAVKSTLGIILEQTLRGRNLTRNLVAFARDQEPKEEFFDINEKLALVLSLMKKDLEGVAVSLKLAPDLPDLLADPGMIEHALVNLIQNSVHAMGKQPHPRMVISTAHLKKGLSIEIRDNGCGIPARFHDRIYAPSFTLKGSKDLLGHYHKEIRGTGYGMANVKKYIQKHRGRIRFTSKEGEGTCFVITIPLVNKELTRREKRRMENKQVVQNRKILLVEDEPDISGVQEKILTQAPFFHEVRVSADGQAALEALDREDFDLVSLDYLLPGRLNGMDIYTHIRRNNPDIPVIFLSGNMEFIESIKEISARDSRVAHLIKPCQNIVYADTINAWLAGDPE
- a CDS encoding ABC transporter permease subunit; this encodes MIQFIFRRFLHIFPAFIGITLLTFSLIHLIPGDPVELRAGERGIDPARHARLKAQMGLDDPLYVQYFRYIKGVVHGDLGKSFVTKKPILKEFFSLFPATMELSICAMIFAVAIGLPVGILAGVKRGSVFDHSVMAVSLTGYSMPIFWLGILFILLFSVHLGWTPVSGRISAMFWIDADTGFMIIDAWRSDEKGALVSALRHLILPSVVLGTIPLAVIARMTRSSMLEVLQADYVRTAKAKGLSPFRITMIHALRNAMIPVITVIGLQTGVLLAGAILTETIFAWPGVGKWMVESISRRDYPAVQGGILIIATMIILVNLCVDMLYGIINPRIRHT
- a CDS encoding oxidoreductase, which translates into the protein MAKWIMTIDIEKCENCNNCFLACKDEHYDNDWQPYTLAQPRHGHRWMNIHRREQGQFPCISVAYMPRPCFHCPDPPCMSGCSKGEIYKRPDGIVVVDPEKSRGRKDLAAACPHGAIWWNEENQTPQKCTFCAHLLDNGWQQPRCVQACPTGALTFQKIPHESLGEYMRSQGLVTADGSVPPSGSRVPGILYKNLDLYNKFFIAGSVATGKGAVEECVEGVRVELLQKENLVARQTTDAFGDFRFPGLSRNSSPFELRLHFRGNEVGREKVALTTSTFIGTLWI